One genomic region from Halobacteriovorax vibrionivorans encodes:
- the rimO gene encoding 30S ribosomal protein S12 methylthiotransferase RimO has translation MTEISSQVNQKFNDRTVYFTSLGCSKNLVDAQVMLGHMGLNGFKVETEPQNSEVIVVNTCSFIEAAKQESIEMILDLADYKDEEVGKCKALVVSGCMAQRYSDELEKSLPEVDMFIGTGEYNKIVPLLTALENNKLEKKSFVEVPRFIHTEFDPRLNTSPFYTAWLKISEGCNRNCTFCIIPTLRGRLRSRTVESLVEEAKKLSESGVRELNLISQDLSDYGVDLSDENNLFELLSGLETVDGVDWVRLFYFYPDELTDEVIEKMATSSKVCKYLDMPVQHFSDYVLKRMNRKITGEKIMERIVKLRERIPGIVLRTSIIVGFPGESEQDFEKLLEGVKKARFNHLGIFRYSDEEGTPAYRLKDKNSQEVIDERFDRLYEAQKEIARELNQDFLGQTVEVLVEGTHEDTDLLIVGRHFGQAPDIDGKVIINDLNERDLKIGDLIEVEITEVLDFDLVGRVL, from the coding sequence ATGACTGAGATTTCATCTCAAGTTAACCAAAAATTTAACGACCGCACGGTCTACTTTACTTCTCTGGGTTGTTCTAAAAACCTTGTTGATGCTCAGGTTATGCTAGGGCATATGGGCCTAAATGGCTTCAAGGTTGAAACTGAGCCGCAAAATTCAGAAGTAATTGTTGTTAACACATGCTCTTTCATTGAAGCGGCAAAGCAAGAATCGATAGAGATGATTCTAGACCTTGCAGACTATAAAGATGAAGAGGTCGGAAAATGTAAGGCCCTCGTTGTGTCAGGTTGTATGGCACAGAGATATTCAGATGAACTTGAAAAAAGTCTTCCTGAAGTTGATATGTTTATTGGAACAGGTGAATACAATAAGATTGTTCCTCTTCTAACTGCTTTAGAAAATAATAAATTAGAAAAGAAGTCATTTGTTGAAGTTCCAAGATTTATTCATACTGAATTTGATCCAAGACTTAATACTTCTCCATTTTATACAGCTTGGTTAAAGATATCTGAAGGGTGTAATCGAAATTGTACATTTTGTATTATTCCAACACTTAGAGGGCGTCTTCGTTCACGTACTGTTGAGTCTCTGGTTGAAGAAGCAAAGAAACTTTCTGAATCAGGTGTTCGTGAGTTAAATCTTATTTCTCAAGACCTTTCTGATTATGGAGTTGATTTAAGTGATGAAAATAATCTATTTGAACTCCTGTCTGGCCTTGAAACGGTTGATGGTGTTGATTGGGTTAGACTCTTCTACTTCTACCCAGATGAATTAACTGATGAAGTAATCGAAAAGATGGCAACATCTTCAAAAGTTTGTAAGTATCTTGATATGCCAGTTCAGCACTTCTCTGATTACGTGTTAAAGAGAATGAATCGAAAGATCACTGGTGAGAAGATCATGGAGAGAATTGTTAAGCTTCGTGAGAGAATACCAGGTATTGTTCTACGAACTTCAATTATTGTCGGTTTTCCTGGTGAGTCGGAACAAGATTTCGAAAAACTTTTAGAAGGTGTAAAAAAGGCTCGCTTTAATCACCTTGGTATTTTCAGATACTCTGATGAAGAAGGTACACCGGCCTATCGTCTTAAAGATAAGAACTCGCAGGAAGTGATTGATGAAAGATTTGATCGCTTATATGAAGCTCAAAAAGAAATTGCTCGCGAGCTTAATCAAGATTTCTTAGGTCAAACAGTTGAAGTTTTAGTTGAAGGAACACATGAGGATACTGATCTTTTAATTGTCGGTCGCCACTTTGGACAAGCTCCGGATATTGATGGAAAAGTTATTATCAATGATTTAAATGAGAGAGATTTAAAAATCGGTGACCTCATTGAAGTTGAGATCACCGAAGTATTAGATTTTGATTTAGTTGGTCGTGTGCTTTAG
- a CDS encoding outer membrane lipoprotein carrier protein LolA: MKKLLLLTIISNMALGFVPRSFSTKYKQIVKNQLTGTPKESNGTFDYQYPGKLRLEQVGTDALVYVTNEKTTWYKRDGFMPGDPAEIVIHKGSDKGLSNFFDLLKSGLKTNKNYKVKDSEKYSVLVFEEKAVKDTGVIETKLVFKSTDKKFSNLSKIEINYADGKSVNLELSNIATNKKFQEKNFILQVPKGANVSYQ; encoded by the coding sequence ATGAAAAAACTATTACTACTGACAATTATTTCAAATATGGCCTTGGGATTCGTTCCAAGGTCTTTTTCTACTAAGTATAAACAAATTGTAAAAAATCAATTAACGGGAACGCCTAAAGAGTCTAATGGGACTTTTGATTACCAGTACCCAGGAAAACTTAGACTTGAGCAAGTTGGAACTGATGCTCTTGTTTATGTAACGAATGAAAAGACAACTTGGTATAAGAGAGATGGCTTTATGCCTGGAGATCCTGCTGAGATTGTTATCCATAAGGGAAGTGATAAAGGGCTATCCAACTTCTTTGATCTCTTAAAAAGTGGACTAAAAACAAATAAGAATTACAAGGTTAAAGACAGCGAAAAATATAGTGTACTGGTATTTGAAGAAAAGGCTGTAAAGGACACTGGTGTAATTGAAACAAAGCTTGTTTTTAAATCGACAGATAAGAAATTCAGTAATCTTTCAAAGATTGAAATCAACTATGCTGATGGTAAAAGTGTTAATTTAGAACTATCTAATATTGCCACAAATAAGAAATTTCAAGAGAAGAACTTTATCCTTCAAGTACCAAAAGGTGCTAACGTTTCATATCAATAA
- a CDS encoding lytic transglycosylase domain-containing protein, translating into MRLIIITTFILLLASCTNLDRPPKERKASGELTNLLVKISKNDKVSCREYEKFLVTDFPLAPWLRANYHKNCTKSIQELSEEYKNVEQYPYWAREELIDAIISKPYYNDTYVSAVLNKIDYLKTRGETERLLQDSLKRFPQNTNEYDRIYEKLIEVSPRFNTSPKPEEFMEVGKSFERDRQFPKARNFYRRVIRNKDSTKEEKVDAWFRLAYSYKRERKGDSFRENIRGLVLYLQKNRESEYLKEKHAEYSIRLARIYWTEDNLQRAVRVLRNLLLYKEVPNDSVVTTYYTIGGIFEDLRKYDRSIKFYKKAYAAIEKEHEHLESIVWNLAWTNYKAGNYEEMISWFDQFESKSEEANYRFLYWKFVGLKKLNRFKEAQELLKRIQEEDQFGYYGQIAHMNHTKLEHINYRERFDITIDELAWAVYLNNTELAKKIIDSNEDVSYSDLYAAKYFNIMIFKFFRESDEKQKEILSKDPQFAFPLAFKKEFLENNRSKTVTTPLLMSIARQESAFNQYARSPADAFGLLQLIPEQGKRLSRRYKIPYNSYEDLYNPKINITFSSLLLNELMKRRDNNFIDFVASYNAGGTPVRRWRSRIKLPDLEYIEEIPYKETRKYVKLVTRNYLIYSRLLSDEPITLKENFFRGGFIDMKR; encoded by the coding sequence ATGAGATTAATTATTATAACAACATTTATTTTACTTCTGGCCTCTTGTACAAACTTAGATCGTCCACCAAAGGAGCGTAAAGCAAGTGGTGAATTAACAAACCTACTTGTGAAGATTTCAAAGAACGACAAAGTCTCATGTCGAGAATATGAAAAGTTTTTAGTGACTGATTTCCCTTTAGCTCCTTGGCTGAGAGCGAATTATCATAAAAACTGTACAAAGAGTATCCAAGAACTCAGTGAAGAATATAAGAACGTAGAACAATATCCATACTGGGCCCGTGAAGAACTCATCGACGCCATAATCTCAAAGCCTTATTACAATGATACTTATGTAAGTGCTGTATTAAATAAGATTGATTATTTGAAAACACGTGGAGAAACAGAAAGACTACTTCAAGACAGTTTAAAAAGATTTCCACAAAATACAAATGAATACGATCGAATCTATGAAAAATTAATTGAAGTTTCACCTCGCTTTAACACATCTCCAAAGCCAGAAGAGTTTATGGAAGTTGGAAAGAGTTTTGAGCGTGATCGCCAATTCCCAAAGGCGAGAAATTTCTATCGTCGTGTTATTAGAAATAAAGATTCCACAAAAGAAGAAAAGGTCGATGCTTGGTTTCGACTAGCATACTCATATAAGAGAGAACGTAAAGGTGATAGCTTTCGTGAAAATATCAGAGGACTTGTACTCTATCTTCAAAAGAATCGTGAATCAGAATACTTAAAAGAAAAGCATGCTGAGTATTCAATTCGTTTAGCAAGAATATATTGGACGGAAGATAATCTACAAAGAGCAGTGAGAGTCCTAAGAAACCTACTATTATATAAGGAAGTTCCAAACGATTCAGTAGTAACGACTTATTATACAATCGGTGGTATTTTTGAAGATTTAAGAAAATATGATCGCTCTATTAAGTTTTATAAAAAGGCATATGCAGCAATTGAAAAAGAACATGAGCATCTCGAAAGTATTGTATGGAATCTCGCCTGGACAAATTACAAAGCTGGAAATTATGAAGAGATGATCAGTTGGTTTGATCAGTTTGAAAGTAAATCAGAAGAGGCAAATTACCGTTTTCTTTATTGGAAGTTTGTAGGCTTAAAAAAGCTTAATCGATTTAAAGAAGCGCAAGAGCTTCTTAAAAGAATTCAAGAAGAAGATCAATTTGGATACTATGGCCAAATTGCTCATATGAATCATACAAAACTTGAACACATCAACTATCGTGAAAGGTTTGATATTACAATTGATGAACTGGCCTGGGCAGTATACTTAAATAATACAGAACTTGCTAAGAAGATTATCGATAGTAATGAAGATGTAAGCTATAGTGACTTATATGCGGCGAAATATTTCAATATTATGATCTTCAAGTTCTTCAGAGAAAGTGATGAAAAACAAAAAGAGATTCTAAGTAAAGATCCACAATTTGCATTTCCTTTAGCATTCAAAAAGGAGTTCCTTGAGAATAATCGCTCAAAAACAGTCACAACTCCACTACTTATGAGTATAGCTAGACAGGAGTCGGCCTTTAATCAATACGCACGCTCACCTGCCGATGCATTTGGACTTCTTCAATTAATTCCGGAACAAGGTAAACGTCTTTCTAGACGCTATAAGATTCCATACAATAGTTATGAAGACCTTTATAATCCAAAGATTAATATCACCTTCTCAAGCCTTCTTTTAAACGAGTTAATGAAGAGAAGAGATAATAACTTTATTGATTTTGTGGCCAGCTATAATGCTGGAGGTACACCGGTAAGACGCTGGAGAAGCCGAATTAAACTTCCAGACCTAGAGTATATTGAAGAGATCCCTTACAAAGAAACACGAAAATATGTAAAACTTGTAACGAGAAATTATCTCATATACTCACGATTACTAAGTGATGAGCCAATTACTTTGAAAGAGAACTTCTTTCGCGGTGGCTTTATTGATATGAAACGTTAG
- a CDS encoding Ig domain-containing protein, translating into MKTLKGRPSLHLLLILLLITSSCVPDSLTKFKEEGATSDDASSSVGEVVDPPSQFEDDFGFPIDGDSIESPTSVSYSTSPTSIFVTGDSGLINKSDSNIVTRLIPSGSFGDYTIEDDEGVYVVTPSTQNNFLDPISNPGFNFGTDLTTTYAGTFSLSSRTGVIQLTSSTVDPVRKFTAANTNFNFYSPADETAETITITSMPTITVQAPIPEKLSFEVESSFNCTGTNIGTSAPGIPTIGDTYLDAGTCYYNYDGTNLNTVAFPFSGPVYIGFQLDTNANFLIDDSITSETFSTSSGATGTITYKDEANAIYGTLTSGDLYPGDLIDNEFPFSNTEGIIEKVKYYFQPESNIILKLINDTSVGPATHIGYNNHTNIEITPDLPSTLKLVKDVDSPLFGYIIDTSGTSDHELQSASEYTVKVSNDITERVFTFDIGIVNPPEKLSYSQLTAFKVKNLVQTSSSFTVGQEVATAVTPPFEEGAKGIIKRILDIDGNEKYLIVQVISGQFVKDASIDNYKEFLDEEAIIQTTPVSLTHILELNTTAAFTPTYIAEQPSICQEFIAAPSNEYAKAIVTGNPTDAGLAGYIFVNQVKNPDDTTSNRDFIASNTTLEDCDLGTSYTMQEIWAPVLEATFTNTSSLTSGMDLLTTTNRASLSLSSINSTDNTALLQSADGKSLTLSLPAQFSSVRPYALNAASITNYKSLTTFELQRGVESSLIATLPKGDSVVYSVTPELPPGLSLDPDTGDISGIPEVAAASKNFVVTATNILGSVSSSFNILIEDYFEVDIDIANTPKFYLHKDGEDNLFNQCRIKKRDIVSNPKTTALETEDVVDIDCFADIGENNIHLRNLTFNAKVGPGICHSVKYQPFSFFSKRPHRTLASDTDINYSPTARFIVQEVVNASPECAGVVGADNTANDGLTGNPTPANTYSVDGIYVNGVLFDGTLDDLCAGKYDDVNCDDGQFTYATLDYTYTEADSDLGTPETCENTIEVKTHSCEGNMYACRNGPIRDLFNDVEVEEGFGSLIIEAFSGLNYTEELSSPIDIGASTNRYIASYTTSNSCFNPGDSTQYYAKGVVEHSRRADGDPNGIVDPFIESQPFYSFTCLDEFSVIQARINVHVRDWDNTYVLDDLDKVTTGNMDEGVNEDVFDEPLNEYSDWDDSAITTGVYSGCNDSNPPSIASTFDSIGTGSGVQSSQYFYFAASGLGLYSGQDVTINGDAYTIKRVYSNGVKLTRPLETTYSSVNISARYLIPFPAVEFEENN; encoded by the coding sequence ATGAAAACGTTAAAAGGTAGACCGTCACTCCATTTATTATTAATCTTACTTCTCATCACATCTTCATGTGTGCCAGATAGCTTAACTAAGTTTAAGGAAGAAGGTGCAACAAGTGATGATGCATCAAGTTCAGTTGGTGAAGTCGTCGATCCACCAAGTCAGTTCGAAGATGATTTTGGATTTCCTATTGATGGTGACTCTATTGAATCACCTACATCTGTTTCGTATTCAACATCACCGACAAGTATTTTTGTAACTGGTGATTCTGGACTTATTAATAAAAGTGATAGCAATATTGTCACAAGGCTCATTCCTTCAGGTTCATTTGGAGACTATACAATAGAAGATGATGAAGGTGTCTATGTTGTAACTCCTTCAACTCAAAATAACTTCTTAGACCCTATATCAAACCCTGGGTTTAACTTTGGGACCGACCTAACAACAACATACGCAGGAACTTTTAGCCTTAGTTCAAGAACAGGTGTAATTCAATTAACAAGTAGCACCGTAGATCCTGTTCGTAAGTTCACTGCCGCAAATACAAATTTTAACTTCTATAGTCCTGCTGATGAAACTGCAGAAACAATAACAATTACATCTATGCCTACAATAACTGTACAGGCTCCAATCCCAGAAAAACTATCATTCGAGGTAGAATCTAGTTTTAACTGTACTGGTACTAATATTGGTACATCAGCACCAGGCATACCGACAATAGGTGACACATACCTTGACGCTGGAACTTGTTACTACAACTATGATGGAACAAATTTAAATACAGTGGCTTTTCCATTCTCGGGACCTGTTTATATAGGTTTCCAATTAGACACAAATGCAAACTTCCTAATTGATGACTCTATTACGTCTGAAACATTCTCAACTTCAAGTGGTGCAACAGGAACTATTACTTATAAAGATGAAGCAAATGCCATTTATGGAACACTAACGTCAGGGGACTTATATCCTGGAGACCTAATAGACAATGAATTCCCATTTTCTAACACGGAAGGAATTATTGAAAAGGTTAAATATTACTTTCAACCTGAATCAAATATTATTTTAAAACTCATTAATGATACAAGTGTTGGCCCTGCAACTCACATTGGCTATAACAATCATACTAATATTGAAATAACACCAGATCTACCATCGACTTTAAAACTTGTTAAAGATGTTGATAGTCCACTGTTTGGTTATATCATTGATACATCAGGGACAAGTGATCATGAATTACAATCGGCATCAGAATATACAGTAAAGGTTTCAAATGATATTACAGAAAGAGTCTTTACATTTGATATCGGGATAGTAAATCCACCAGAAAAACTATCTTATTCTCAACTAACTGCTTTTAAAGTTAAAAATTTAGTTCAAACGAGTTCATCATTTACTGTAGGTCAAGAAGTCGCTACAGCTGTAACTCCTCCTTTTGAAGAAGGTGCAAAAGGGATTATTAAAAGAATTTTAGATATTGATGGAAATGAGAAATACTTAATCGTTCAAGTTATTTCAGGTCAATTTGTCAAAGATGCGTCTATCGATAACTATAAGGAATTCTTGGACGAAGAAGCAATTATTCAAACAACGCCAGTTTCACTTACACACATACTCGAGTTGAACACTACAGCGGCGTTTACCCCAACATACATAGCAGAGCAACCTTCTATTTGCCAAGAGTTCATCGCAGCCCCATCAAATGAATATGCTAAAGCAATTGTAACAGGTAATCCAACTGATGCGGGTCTTGCTGGATATATATTTGTAAATCAAGTTAAAAATCCAGATGATACCACTTCTAATAGAGATTTTATTGCTAGTAATACAACACTCGAAGATTGTGATTTAGGAACATCATATACAATGCAAGAAATATGGGCTCCTGTCCTAGAAGCAACATTTACAAATACATCATCGTTGACTTCAGGTATGGATTTACTAACAACGACTAATCGAGCTAGTTTATCTTTATCAAGTATCAACTCAACTGATAATACAGCTTTATTACAAAGTGCTGATGGGAAGTCTCTAACCCTTTCTCTTCCAGCGCAATTTTCATCAGTAAGGCCATATGCACTAAATGCTGCGTCGATTACAAATTATAAATCGCTTACTACTTTTGAATTACAAAGAGGTGTTGAATCATCACTAATTGCAACTCTTCCAAAAGGAGACTCAGTTGTGTATTCAGTAACACCTGAACTGCCACCAGGACTCTCTCTTGATCCAGATACTGGAGATATCTCTGGTATACCAGAAGTAGCAGCTGCTTCTAAAAACTTTGTCGTTACAGCGACAAATATTTTAGGGTCAGTTTCTAGCTCATTTAATATCTTAATCGAAGACTATTTCGAAGTTGATATTGATATTGCAAACACTCCTAAGTTTTACTTACACAAAGATGGTGAAGATAATCTTTTTAATCAGTGTCGTATTAAAAAGCGTGATATTGTATCCAACCCAAAAACGACAGCTCTAGAAACAGAGGACGTAGTTGATATAGATTGCTTTGCTGATATTGGAGAAAATAATATTCACCTTAGAAACCTAACATTTAATGCGAAAGTTGGCCCTGGAATCTGTCACAGTGTTAAATACCAGCCATTTTCATTTTTCTCAAAGAGACCTCACAGAACTTTGGCATCTGATACAGACATAAACTATAGTCCGACAGCAAGATTCATTGTACAAGAAGTTGTAAATGCAAGCCCAGAATGTGCTGGAGTCGTAGGTGCTGACAATACAGCAAATGATGGTTTAACTGGTAACCCTACACCTGCAAATACTTACAGCGTAGATGGTATCTATGTTAATGGTGTTTTATTTGATGGTACTCTTGATGACCTTTGTGCTGGAAAATATGATGATGTTAACTGTGATGATGGTCAATTTACATATGCTACTCTTGACTATACTTATACAGAAGCAGACTCAGACCTTGGTACTCCTGAAACTTGTGAAAATACTATTGAAGTTAAGACACATAGCTGTGAAGGAAATATGTACGCATGTCGTAACGGTCCAATTAGAGACTTATTTAATGATGTCGAAGTTGAAGAAGGATTTGGATCATTAATAATCGAAGCATTTAGTGGCCTCAATTATACAGAAGAACTAAGTTCACCAATTGATATTGGCGCATCTACTAATCGCTACATTGCTTCATATACAACAAGTAACTCATGTTTTAATCCAGGTGATAGTACTCAGTACTATGCAAAAGGTGTTGTAGAACACTCACGAAGAGCGGATGGTGACCCTAATGGAATTGTGGACCCATTTATTGAGTCTCAGCCATTTTACAGCTTTACATGTCTTGATGAATTCTCAGTGATCCAAGCACGAATTAATGTTCACGTTAGAGATTGGGATAATACATATGTACTTGATGATCTAGACAAAGTAACAACTGGAAATATGGATGAGGGTGTAAACGAAGATGTGTTCGATGAACCTTTAAATGAATATTCTGACTGGGATGACTCTGCGATCACGACAGGTGTATATTCAGGCTGTAATGATTCAAATCCGCCGTCAATAGCATCTACATTTGATTCTATAGGCACAGGTAGTGGAGTACAAAGTAGTCAATACTTCTACTTTGCAGCTAGTGGTCTTGGATTATACTCTGGGCAAGATGTGACGATTAATGGCGATGCCTATACCATTAAAAGGGTATATAGTAACGGTGTTAAACTAACACGTCCACTAGAGACAACATACTCTAGTGTAAATATCTCCGCTAGATATCTTATTCCATTCCCTGCAGTGGAGTTTGAAGAAAATAACTAA
- the epmA gene encoding EF-P lysine aminoacylase EpmA — MISKYKNQYFKSKNGINMANKLALFQLQQTIRNFFNKEGFIDVLTPPIVENPGMETHIHPFAIHSVHQEKTHNLYLHTSPEFHMKELLSEGMNKIFTMSYCFRDEPNSETHRKQFIMLEWYRANENYEKIMEDTIQLFKYCYEQVRNKTEVDIKKLTVQEIFQTVLKFDILNYLERDKLFNKIKSNFSERISLSDNKDDYAWDDLFFLLMYNYIEPEMKKDPFVLLYEFPEPLRALSTIKEDDPRVCERFEVYCHGIEICNCFNELTDPIEQIKRFEKDSKLKEEIYHYKLPWPKRFISTLEKGLPKSAGIALGVERLLMAITAEEDVFFD; from the coding sequence ATGATAAGTAAGTATAAAAATCAATATTTTAAGTCAAAAAACGGCATTAATATGGCAAATAAATTAGCTCTTTTTCAATTACAGCAAACGATTCGAAACTTTTTCAACAAAGAAGGTTTTATTGATGTGCTAACACCACCAATTGTGGAGAATCCGGGAATGGAAACTCACATTCATCCCTTTGCAATTCACTCGGTGCATCAAGAAAAAACTCATAATCTCTACCTTCACACTTCACCAGAATTTCATATGAAGGAACTATTGAGCGAAGGAATGAATAAGATCTTCACTATGAGCTACTGTTTTCGTGATGAGCCAAATAGTGAAACACACCGCAAGCAATTCATAATGCTTGAATGGTATCGAGCTAATGAAAATTATGAGAAGATCATGGAAGATACTATCCAGCTTTTTAAATACTGTTATGAGCAAGTTCGCAATAAGACAGAAGTTGATATAAAAAAACTTACTGTTCAAGAGATTTTTCAGACCGTGCTTAAATTCGATATTCTCAACTATCTTGAAAGAGATAAATTATTCAATAAGATAAAAAGTAACTTCAGTGAACGAATAAGTCTTTCTGATAATAAAGATGATTATGCGTGGGACGACCTCTTCTTCTTACTTATGTATAATTATATTGAACCAGAAATGAAAAAAGATCCTTTCGTTCTTCTTTATGAATTCCCAGAGCCGCTACGTGCACTTTCAACTATAAAAGAAGACGATCCTCGAGTGTGTGAAAGATTCGAAGTTTATTGTCATGGTATTGAAATTTGTAATTGCTTTAATGAACTGACAGATCCGATTGAGCAGATAAAAAGGTTTGAAAAAGATAGCAAATTAAAAGAAGAGATTTATCACTACAAACTACCGTGGCCAAAAAGATTTATTTCAACCCTTGAAAAGGGCCTTCCCAAGAGTGCAGGAATTGCACTTGGAGTAGAACGCCTTCTTATGGCCATTACAGCTGAAGAAGACGTATTCTTTGATTAG